The Herbaspirillum sp. RTI4 genome has a segment encoding these proteins:
- a CDS encoding DUF4118 domain-containing protein, producing the protein MSTPSDQRPDPDKLLADMQARERRAARGKLRIYFGASAGVGKTYAMLSAGRKLQDEGTEVLVGLIETHGRVETQALVDGLTVLPRKEIAYRGQTLTEFDIDTALQRHPALILVDELAHSNAPGSRHPKRWRDIEELLEAGIDVFTTVNVQHLESLSDVVGGITGIRVTETVPDTLFDAADEVVLVDLPADELLNRLKAGKVYQAQQAQRASLHFFRKGNLIALRELALRRTADRIADDVQAYRVEKSIHGVWKTDATLLACIGARPGAEQLVRSTARLASQLNASWHAIYIETPQLQKLSSARRERILKTLKLASDLGATTAVLADNDIAQASVDYARSQNISRVVVGRPATGWDWRATLRPSLIKRIAALAPDVDLIELGRMSTTDKEPTPPAESLIPHTAHTLPYAIPLQRRSSMRCAMAVGASLLTALLATPLLPYLDLANIVMLFLLTVVLVAVQLGRGPAMISTVVSVAAFDYFFVPPRFSFAISDLQYLVTFGVMLAVGLLTSHLTSNLRYQARVASHREARSRALYEFARALSGALQTDQVFELTCAVIQRTVHAKATLLLPDADDRLHPPPTDDHIGDLDLGIAQWAFDHALPAGMGTDTLPGSRFFYLPLVAPMRTRGVLAIAPESRRWILIPEQRQQLDTFATLAAIALERVHYIEVAQDALLRMETERLRNSLLSALSHDLRTPLTSLVGLSESLVRAKPPLAPAQREQAQALHDESLRMSKLVGNLLEMARIESGEVKLKLEWQPFEEVVGSALRASSLPLAAHKVTTRLPPDLPLTRFDAMLIERVLCNLVENAAKYTPPGSHIEIAAAVAAPDLLVTVSDDGPGLPSGREDRLFEKFVRGERESATPGVGLGLAICRAIVEAHGGHIRADNTADGGARFCFTLPLGTPPALPEPEDDTLP; encoded by the coding sequence ATGTCCACCCCCAGCGATCAACGTCCCGATCCCGATAAACTGCTTGCCGACATGCAAGCACGCGAGCGCCGCGCCGCACGCGGCAAGCTGCGCATTTATTTCGGCGCGTCGGCCGGCGTCGGCAAAACCTACGCCATGCTCAGCGCCGGACGCAAGCTGCAAGACGAAGGCACCGAGGTGCTGGTCGGCCTGATTGAAACTCACGGCCGCGTCGAAACGCAGGCATTGGTCGATGGCCTGACCGTCCTGCCGCGCAAGGAAATCGCCTATCGCGGCCAGACCCTCACCGAATTCGATATCGACACCGCCCTGCAACGGCACCCGGCGCTGATCCTGGTCGATGAACTGGCGCATTCCAACGCCCCCGGCTCGCGCCATCCCAAACGCTGGCGCGACATCGAGGAATTGCTGGAAGCCGGCATCGATGTATTCACCACGGTCAACGTGCAGCATCTGGAAAGTCTCAGCGATGTGGTCGGCGGCATTACCGGCATCCGCGTCACCGAGACCGTCCCCGACACCCTGTTCGACGCGGCCGACGAAGTCGTGCTGGTCGATCTGCCCGCCGATGAATTACTCAACCGCCTCAAGGCCGGCAAGGTTTATCAAGCACAGCAGGCACAACGCGCTTCACTGCATTTTTTCCGCAAAGGCAATCTGATTGCCCTGCGCGAACTGGCCTTGCGCCGCACCGCCGACCGCATTGCCGACGACGTGCAGGCTTACCGCGTCGAAAAATCGATTCACGGCGTCTGGAAAACCGACGCCACGCTGCTGGCCTGCATCGGCGCACGCCCCGGCGCAGAACAACTGGTGCGCAGCACAGCGCGTCTGGCCAGTCAGTTGAATGCCTCCTGGCATGCGATTTATATCGAAACGCCGCAACTGCAAAAGCTGTCTTCCGCACGACGCGAACGCATCCTCAAAACACTGAAACTGGCCAGCGACCTCGGCGCGACGACCGCCGTGCTGGCCGATAACGACATTGCGCAGGCCAGCGTGGACTATGCGCGCAGCCAGAATATTTCCCGCGTGGTGGTAGGGCGACCTGCGACCGGCTGGGACTGGCGTGCCACATTGCGCCCTTCGCTGATTAAACGTATCGCTGCCCTCGCACCCGACGTTGACCTGATCGAGCTGGGCCGGATGAGCACCACGGACAAAGAGCCGACGCCACCGGCCGAAAGTCTCATACCGCATACCGCGCATACCCTGCCTTACGCGATACCGCTCCAACGCCGAAGCTCCATGCGCTGCGCCATGGCAGTGGGCGCCAGTCTGCTGACGGCCTTACTGGCAACGCCGCTGTTGCCCTATCTGGATCTGGCCAACATCGTCATGCTGTTCCTGCTCACCGTGGTGCTGGTGGCAGTGCAACTGGGACGCGGCCCGGCCATGATCTCCACCGTCGTGAGCGTAGCCGCCTTCGATTATTTTTTCGTCCCGCCGCGCTTTTCGTTTGCCATTAGCGACCTGCAGTATCTCGTCACATTCGGCGTCATGCTGGCAGTCGGCCTGCTGACCAGCCACCTGACCTCCAACCTGCGTTATCAAGCGCGGGTAGCCTCGCACCGGGAAGCACGTTCACGCGCGCTCTACGAATTCGCCCGCGCCTTGTCGGGCGCACTGCAAACGGATCAAGTGTTCGAACTGACCTGCGCCGTCATCCAGCGCACGGTGCATGCCAAAGCCACGCTGCTACTGCCCGACGCCGACGACCGGCTGCATCCGCCCCCCACAGATGATCACATCGGCGACCTCGATCTCGGCATTGCCCAATGGGCCTTCGACCATGCGCTGCCGGCCGGCATGGGTACCGATACGCTGCCCGGCAGCCGCTTCTTCTATCTGCCGCTGGTCGCCCCGATGCGCACCCGCGGCGTACTGGCGATCGCCCCGGAAAGCCGGCGCTGGATACTGATTCCCGAACAGCGCCAGCAACTCGATACCTTCGCCACGCTGGCGGCGATTGCGCTGGAGCGCGTGCATTACATCGAAGTGGCGCAAGATGCCCTGCTGCGGATGGAGACCGAACGTCTGCGCAATTCGCTGCTGTCGGCGCTGTCGCACGATTTGCGCACGCCGCTGACCTCGCTGGTGGGACTATCGGAATCGCTGGTTCGCGCCAAACCGCCGCTGGCCCCGGCTCAGAGAGAACAGGCGCAGGCCCTGCACGACGAATCGCTGCGCATGAGCAAACTGGTCGGCAATTTACTGGAAATGGCGCGCATCGAAAGCGGCGAAGTCAAACTGAAACTGGAATGGCAACCGTTCGAAGAGGTCGTCGGCAGTGCCTTGCGTGCCAGTAGCTTGCCGCTGGCCGCGCATAAAGTGACGACTCGCTTGCCGCCCGATTTGCCGCTCACCCGTTTCGACGCGATGCTGATCGAACGCGTACTGTGCAATCTGGTCGAAAATGCGGCGAAATACACGCCGCCCGGTTCGCACATCGAGATCGCCGCTGCCGTTGCCGCCCCCGACCTGCTGGTGACGGTCAGCGACGACGGCCCCGGATTACCGAGCGGCCGCGAAGATCGCCTGTTTGAAAAATTCGTGCGCGGCGAGCGCGAATCGGCCACGCCGGGCGTCGGTCTCGGGCTGGCGATCTGCCGCGCTATCGTCGAAGCGCACGGCGGCCACATCCGCGCCGACAATACCGCCGACGGTGGCGCCCGCTTCTGCTTTACACTACCGCTTGGCACACCGCCCGCCTTGCCTGAACCGGAAGACGATACTCTCCCGTAG
- the kdpE gene encoding two-component system response regulator KdpE: MTESTPIALLVEDDPQIRRFVRASLEEDGWQVFEAGTLHRASIDAASRKPDLIILDLGLPDGDGVDFIVSIRQWSAMPIIVLSARITEEDKIRALDAGADDYLTKPFGVGELLARVRAARRRRYELNIAVDGNIHFGRIRIDLTMRRVTKDEVLVHLTPTEYRLLAVLVGNAGRVVTTRQLMLQVWGPGQVDNAHYLRIYMGHLRQKLEDDPAQPRYLLTETAVGYRLYLPGE; the protein is encoded by the coding sequence ATGACAGAATCCACACCGATTGCCTTGCTGGTCGAGGACGACCCCCAAATCCGCCGCTTCGTGCGCGCCTCGCTGGAGGAGGACGGCTGGCAGGTATTTGAAGCAGGTACCCTGCACCGCGCCTCCATCGACGCCGCCTCGCGCAAACCGGATCTGATCATTCTCGATCTCGGCCTGCCCGATGGCGACGGAGTGGATTTCATCGTGTCCATACGGCAATGGTCGGCCATGCCGATTATCGTGTTGTCGGCACGCATCACGGAAGAAGACAAGATTCGCGCGCTCGACGCCGGTGCCGACGATTACCTGACCAAGCCCTTCGGCGTCGGCGAATTGCTGGCCCGCGTGCGCGCAGCGCGCCGTCGCCGTTACGAACTCAACATCGCCGTTGACGGCAATATCCACTTCGGCCGCATCAGGATAGACCTGACCATGCGCCGCGTGACCAAAGACGAGGTACTGGTCCATCTCACCCCCACCGAATACCGACTGCTGGCCGTACTGGTAGGCAACGCCGGACGCGTGGTCACGACGCGCCAGCTCATGTTGCAAGTGTGGGGGCCCGGACAGGTGGATAATGCACACTATCTGCGGATTTACATGGGGCATCTGCGGCAGAAACTGGAAGACGATCCCGCGCAGCCGCGCTATCTGCTGACCGAAACTGCCGTGGGCTATCGACTCTATTTGCCCGGCGAATAA
- a CDS encoding UPF0149 family protein — MSYSNTPQALSNDEFTQLAEFLDDIGPPALNLESLDGYFAALICGPETVPPSEYLTGVWGPDFAFSSNEQASTIQDLLLRHWSAIESALHSARDGADVPYSPVLLVAADGVIHGNDWASGFMRGTRTRPASWRPLFEIDEFGGPLLPMLILMHEHNPDPALRPNPIAPDKRDKLLQTMVTGLVRAYRYFAPQRQRGNHVLPKVGRNDVCPCGSGKKSKHCCGAPMQTLH; from the coding sequence ATGAGCTATTCAAACACCCCACAAGCACTAAGCAACGACGAATTTACACAACTGGCCGAATTTCTCGACGACATCGGCCCGCCAGCGCTGAATCTGGAATCGCTGGACGGCTACTTTGCCGCCCTGATCTGCGGCCCGGAAACAGTGCCACCCAGCGAATATCTGACCGGCGTATGGGGGCCGGACTTCGCTTTTTCGAGCAATGAACAGGCGTCAACAATTCAGGACTTGCTGCTGCGCCACTGGAGCGCCATTGAAAGCGCCTTGCACAGCGCCCGGGACGGTGCCGACGTCCCTTACTCGCCGGTGCTGCTGGTCGCGGCCGACGGCGTCATCCACGGCAACGACTGGGCCAGCGGCTTCATGCGCGGCACGCGCACCCGCCCGGCCAGCTGGCGGCCCTTGTTCGAGATCGATGAATTCGGCGGGCCGCTGCTGCCGATGCTGATATTGATGCACGAACACAATCCCGATCCGGCACTGCGCCCCAATCCGATTGCACCGGACAAGCGCGACAAGCTCCTGCAAACAATGGTCACCGGCCTCGTCCGTGCCTACCGTTACTTTGCGCCGCAACGCCAGCGCGGCAATCACGTCCTGCCAAAAGTCGGCCGCAATGATGTCTGCCCTTGCGGCAGCGGGAAAAAATCCAAGCACTGCTGCGGCGCGCCGATGCAAACGCTGCATTAG
- a CDS encoding ABC transporter ATP-binding protein: MSASARIALNHVHMRFPGPNPDSVGNQVLSDVSLALGESEFVCLLGSSGCGKSTILNLLAGFDQPDQGEVLVDGVPVRGTGPQRGMVFQQPALFPWLSVRDNVTFGPRMAGQSAALYQSAADRFLSLVGLQDFADHLPWQLSGGMRQRVALARAWLPNPEILLMDEPFGALDAQTRLAMQELLISLWQTTRTTILFVTHDIDEALFLADRVLIMSAKPGRIREELQVPFERPRSVEDLVADPAYGRLKSNILHVVREEAAKSLVAEPA; this comes from the coding sequence ATGAGCGCCTCTGCCCGCATTGCACTGAACCATGTTCACATGCGTTTCCCCGGACCCAATCCCGATAGCGTCGGCAATCAGGTGTTGAGTGATGTATCGCTGGCGTTGGGAGAAAGTGAATTTGTTTGTTTACTCGGTTCCTCGGGCTGCGGCAAGTCAACCATTCTGAACCTGCTGGCGGGATTCGATCAGCCGGATCAGGGGGAGGTACTGGTCGATGGCGTGCCGGTTCGCGGAACCGGTCCTCAGCGAGGAATGGTTTTTCAACAGCCCGCGCTTTTCCCCTGGCTTTCTGTCCGTGACAACGTCACGTTTGGTCCGCGCATGGCGGGTCAGTCCGCCGCGCTCTATCAGTCCGCCGCCGACCGTTTTTTGAGTTTAGTTGGCCTGCAAGATTTTGCCGATCATTTACCTTGGCAGTTGTCGGGCGGGATGCGGCAACGTGTTGCTCTGGCGCGGGCCTGGTTGCCGAATCCGGAAATTCTGTTGATGGATGAGCCATTCGGCGCGTTGGATGCGCAGACGCGTTTGGCGATGCAGGAGTTGCTGATTTCTCTCTGGCAGACCACACGAACGACGATTCTTTTCGTGACCCACGATATTGATGAGGCGCTGTTTCTGGCCGACCGCGTCTTGATCATGTCGGCGAAACCGGGCCGCATTCGCGAAGAATTGCAGGTGCCCTTTGAGCGTCCACGCAGTGTGGAAGACCTGGTTGCTGATCCTGCCTATGGCCGACTCAAGAGCAATATTTTGCACGTGGTGCGCGAGGAGGCGGCCAAGTCTCTTGTTGCTGAGCCGGCCTGA
- a CDS encoding ABC transporter permease has translation MPILSVQPELNLAAPLIGNKAAEIKKPTLVSNYWRRWKFPSISIFSVALFGVIWQLSGTLSWVDPLLLPPPSDILATANDLISSGYRQTPLWEHLLISTGRALAAFVAAILSGIPLGLGIGLSPTLAAVLNPFVQFLRPLPKIALIPLVIVWFGIGEGAKFFLIFISCFLSIVVGAAAAVLSVSQARLRAAQTLGATPFQQFAYVVFPNALPELFTSVRLSIGIGWTSLIAAEMVAATSGLGWMVINAGSYLRTDIVLLGIVLLGLTGYFFDWILVKLQKRFVPWTGKDA, from the coding sequence ATGCCAATTTTGTCTGTTCAACCTGAATTAAACCTTGCAGCGCCACTGATCGGGAATAAGGCCGCAGAAATAAAAAAACCAACGCTCGTCAGCAATTACTGGCGGCGTTGGAAGTTTCCCTCCATCAGTATTTTTTCTGTTGCCCTGTTCGGGGTGATCTGGCAGCTCTCAGGGACGCTGTCCTGGGTTGACCCTTTGTTATTGCCGCCGCCTAGCGACATTCTGGCGACGGCCAATGACTTGATCTCTTCGGGATACCGGCAGACGCCGCTGTGGGAGCACCTCTTAATCAGCACCGGGCGCGCTCTGGCCGCGTTTGTTGCCGCGATCCTGAGCGGCATTCCGCTGGGGCTTGGTATCGGGCTGTCGCCGACCTTGGCGGCCGTACTCAATCCTTTCGTCCAGTTTCTTCGGCCCTTGCCTAAGATTGCCTTGATTCCGCTGGTGATTGTCTGGTTTGGAATCGGGGAGGGCGCGAAGTTTTTTCTGATTTTTATTTCCTGCTTCCTCAGCATCGTTGTCGGTGCCGCAGCGGCGGTGTTGAGTGTCAGTCAGGCCCGGCTTCGGGCGGCGCAGACATTGGGCGCGACGCCGTTTCAGCAATTCGCCTATGTCGTCTTTCCCAATGCCTTGCCAGAGTTGTTCACCAGTGTCCGTTTGTCGATCGGCATTGGCTGGACTTCACTCATCGCCGCTGAAATGGTGGCGGCGACTTCAGGCTTGGGGTGGATGGTGATCAATGCGGGAAGCTATCTTCGCACCGATATTGTTTTGCTGGGGATTGTTCTGCTGGGTTTGACCGGCTATTTCTTTGACTGGATTCTGGTGAAGCTGCAAAAACGATTTGTGCCTTGGACCGGGAAGGATGCATGA
- a CDS encoding glycine betaine ABC transporter substrate-binding protein produces MFIKWSKKLVLVTLMAASGLSSFARAEAVPAEVRFAYAGGPRVWILGKIDGSFDQAFGAKVKWIPFASGGDVLTLFAAKEIDIARFGSSPAAAGIARNLQVEVIGVPEIIATSERLIARKGIASLKDLEGKTVAFPANSTSQYAFEVAIKLAKVDRSKIKALALKPAEIVAAWKRNDIDAAYVWGPFTQQLEADGGKEIFATRDLQKDGVLIFNNYVVRKEFAQKYPELVVKFLRVAQEKVNQYKKDPEASAQLIAKHLDIPVETARSTLSGLQYPSIAEQLTVAYIGDEKTKSGSRITKAYKDTANFLAEIGDIRKSDIPDSYAASINTGFLQRALSGK; encoded by the coding sequence ATGTTTATAAAATGGTCAAAAAAACTGGTGCTCGTTACCTTGATGGCTGCTTCCGGCCTGTCCTCCTTTGCTCGCGCGGAGGCGGTCCCTGCGGAAGTTCGCTTTGCTTACGCAGGCGGTCCGCGCGTCTGGATACTCGGCAAGATTGACGGTTCTTTTGACCAGGCATTTGGTGCCAAGGTGAAGTGGATTCCGTTTGCCTCGGGCGGCGATGTATTGACCTTGTTTGCGGCAAAAGAGATCGATATTGCGCGTTTCGGTTCCAGTCCTGCCGCTGCCGGTATCGCGCGTAATTTGCAGGTCGAGGTGATCGGCGTGCCGGAAATTATTGCTACTAGCGAACGCCTCATTGCCCGTAAAGGAATCGCTAGTCTCAAGGATTTAGAAGGAAAAACGGTGGCCTTTCCTGCTAACTCGACCTCTCAATATGCTTTTGAAGTGGCCATCAAATTGGCAAAAGTGGATCGCAGCAAGATCAAGGCGCTGGCGCTGAAGCCGGCGGAGATTGTCGCGGCATGGAAGCGCAATGATATTGATGCGGCCTATGTCTGGGGTCCATTCACGCAGCAATTGGAGGCCGATGGCGGTAAGGAAATTTTTGCCACACGCGATCTGCAAAAAGACGGCGTGCTGATCTTTAACAATTATGTCGTGCGCAAAGAGTTCGCTCAGAAATATCCGGAACTGGTCGTCAAGTTCTTGCGCGTTGCGCAGGAAAAAGTGAATCAGTATAAAAAGGACCCGGAAGCTTCGGCGCAATTGATTGCCAAGCATCTGGATATTCCGGTTGAAACAGCCCGCAGCACACTGTCCGGTCTGCAGTATCCGTCTATCGCGGAGCAATTGACGGTGGCGTATATCGGCGATGAAAAAACCAAATCGGGATCGCGCATCACAAAGGCGTATAAGGACACGGCTAACTTCCTGGCAGAGATCGGCGATATCAGAAAATCCGACATCCCGGATTCGTATGCAGCATCGATTAATACTGGCTTCTTGCAGCGCGCTTTATCGGGAAAGTGA
- a CDS encoding type VI secretion system amidase effector protein Tae4, giving the protein MTHPKFPFYLFPPLPTQPTAHAKICTPYLLARWQAYTGRRRPFAENEGAENTCFSIACKQVFTLEDIHLTKPAFVMAWAASQKIYSPSNPGEKVAQIVGGEVAANIQDKKNPWRNTCAVRMSYILNQSGVIIPATPGKTKKGSDHRHYFYRVRDVIAFLKFRWGAPQVLAYPPAGGRSFAGKKGVILFEVHGWTDASGHATLFNGTSCYDHCYFNEPGVTYRTSQAHFWPLK; this is encoded by the coding sequence TTGACGCATCCGAAATTTCCGTTTTATCTTTTTCCTCCGCTACCCACGCAGCCCACCGCCCATGCAAAAATCTGCACCCCCTATTTACTTGCGAGGTGGCAAGCGTATACCGGCAGGCGTAGACCGTTCGCCGAAAATGAAGGCGCGGAAAACACCTGCTTTTCAATCGCCTGTAAGCAAGTTTTTACATTGGAGGATATCCATTTGACCAAACCAGCATTCGTGATGGCATGGGCGGCATCACAAAAGATTTACAGCCCGTCTAATCCGGGTGAAAAAGTGGCACAAATCGTCGGTGGCGAAGTTGCTGCCAATATTCAAGACAAGAAAAATCCCTGGAGAAATACTTGCGCCGTTCGCATGAGCTACATCCTGAACCAGTCCGGTGTGATTATTCCGGCCACACCGGGAAAAACCAAAAAAGGCAGCGACCATCGGCACTATTTTTACCGGGTAAGAGACGTCATCGCCTTCCTGAAATTCCGCTGGGGAGCACCGCAAGTCCTTGCCTATCCACCGGCCGGTGGCCGCTCCTTCGCGGGCAAGAAAGGCGTTATCTTATTTGAAGTGCATGGCTGGACCGATGCCAGCGGCCATGCCACCCTCTTCAACGGAACAAGCTGTTATGACCACTGCTATTTCAACGAGCCGGGCGTGACCTATCGCACAAGTCAGGCGCACTTTTGGCCGCTCAAATGA
- a CDS encoding type VI secretion system amidase immunity protein Tai4: MKISRTLTALVLCSTLTAVAADTMTAARRTNAVNYKDRALASCLSAAYKGSSAGEDAEISKSGFLEWTYYDEDKGNPATDQLVESYLRRDYRNPVEGYAHAQFNLLKCLDMYHSQELAEQVRKYVPHPDWVGDTPVKKKQIP; the protein is encoded by the coding sequence ATGAAAATCTCCCGCACATTGACGGCCTTGGTGCTGTGCTCAACGCTCACCGCCGTTGCCGCCGACACCATGACGGCCGCGCGTCGCACTAACGCAGTGAATTACAAAGACAGGGCGCTGGCCAGCTGCCTGTCTGCGGCCTACAAAGGATCGTCAGCAGGTGAGGATGCGGAGATAAGCAAGAGCGGATTCCTGGAGTGGACCTACTACGATGAGGACAAAGGCAACCCGGCGACCGACCAATTGGTGGAGAGCTATTTGCGCCGGGATTACCGCAATCCGGTAGAAGGCTACGCCCATGCCCAGTTCAATTTACTCAAGTGCCTGGACATGTACCACAGCCAGGAACTCGCTGAGCAGGTGCGCAAGTACGTCCCTCATCCGGACTGGGTAGGTGACACGCCGGTTAAGAAAAAACAGATTCCGTGA
- the nadC gene encoding carboxylating nicotinate-nucleotide diphosphorylase, with protein MYDVFQTDRLIDLWLTEDIGHCDLTAQLMIEAGETGAFNMHAREPLIVAGIDIAARIFKRYDPLLEVAVLVSDGQTLEKGALMLTVRGSARSILTVERTALNIVQRLSGIANETAKYVAAVAGTKARLIDTRKTTPGLRMLEKHAVACGGGLNHRLGLDNGVMIKDNHIAVCGSIALAVQRARRQMPVLTKLEVECETLEQVREALAAQVDVIMLDNMSTTAMREAVAVVGGSIKLEASGGIDLRTIGEVAATGVDYISTSKINQAAVCVDIGLDEAV; from the coding sequence ATGTACGACGTATTTCAGACCGACCGCCTGATCGACTTGTGGTTGACGGAGGATATCGGTCACTGCGATCTGACCGCGCAGCTGATGATTGAAGCAGGCGAAACCGGGGCGTTCAACATGCATGCCCGCGAGCCGCTGATTGTGGCGGGCATTGATATCGCGGCACGCATTTTCAAGCGTTACGACCCCTTGCTGGAAGTCGCGGTGCTGGTGAGCGACGGGCAGACGCTGGAAAAGGGCGCGCTCATGCTCACCGTGCGTGGCAGTGCGCGCAGCATTCTGACCGTGGAGCGCACCGCGCTCAATATCGTGCAGCGCTTGTCGGGTATCGCGAATGAAACGGCGAAATACGTGGCGGCTGTGGCCGGTACCAAGGCGCGACTGATCGATACCCGCAAAACCACGCCGGGTCTGCGTATGCTGGAAAAACATGCAGTCGCTTGCGGCGGTGGATTGAATCACCGGCTCGGGCTGGATAACGGGGTGATGATCAAGGACAACCATATTGCCGTCTGCGGCAGTATCGCGTTGGCCGTGCAGCGCGCACGCCGGCAGATGCCGGTGCTGACCAAGCTGGAAGTCGAATGCGAAACGCTGGAGCAGGTGCGTGAAGCGCTGGCGGCGCAGGTGGACGTGATCATGCTGGACAATATGTCGACCACGGCCATGCGTGAAGCGGTCGCTGTGGTTGGCGGAAGCATCAAGCTGGAAGCCTCGGGCGGGATTGATCTGCGCACTATCGGTGAGGTGGCGGCAACGGGGGTGGATTACATTTCCACCAGCAAGATTAATCAGGCGGCGGTGTGCGTGGATATTGGTTTGGATGAGGCGGTGTAA
- the sctR gene encoding type III secretion system export apparatus subunit SctR, producing MPNLPDPIALLGIVLLLGLAPFAAIMVTSYTKLVIVFGLLRSALGVPQVPPNMVLNAIAIILSVYVMAPIGMSANQVLQQSGMLNRSLTTRDLLAVADAVKNPMHEFLMHHTTQHERQFFLKSAQSLWPKAQAAQLSQDDFIVVVPAFTVSEITKAFQIGFVLYMMFVVVDLIVGTVLLMLGMSMISPTTVSVPFKLLLFVSLDGWSRLIHALVLSYRV from the coding sequence ATGCCTAATTTGCCCGATCCGATTGCGCTGCTGGGGATTGTTCTGCTCCTCGGTCTGGCGCCGTTTGCGGCCATCATGGTGACCAGTTATACCAAGCTGGTGATCGTGTTCGGTTTGCTGCGTTCGGCGCTTGGCGTGCCGCAGGTGCCGCCTAACATGGTGCTCAATGCGATTGCCATTATTTTGTCGGTGTACGTCATGGCACCGATAGGCATGTCGGCCAATCAGGTTTTGCAGCAAAGCGGCATGCTTAACCGCAGTCTGACGACGCGTGATTTGCTGGCTGTGGCCGATGCAGTAAAAAATCCCATGCATGAGTTTCTGATGCATCACACCACGCAACATGAGCGTCAGTTTTTTCTCAAGTCGGCGCAAAGTCTGTGGCCCAAGGCGCAGGCGGCGCAGTTGAGTCAGGACGATTTCATCGTCGTCGTACCGGCGTTTACGGTGAGTGAAATCACCAAGGCATTTCAGATCGGCTTCGTGCTGTATATGATGTTTGTGGTGGTCGATCTGATCGTCGGCACTGTGCTGTTGATGCTGGGGATGTCAATGATTTCACCGACTACGGTATCGGTGCCGTTCAAGTTGCTGTTGTTCGTATCGCTGGATGGCTGGTCGCGGTTGATTCATGCGCTGGTGCTTTCTTACCGGGTTTGA
- the sctQ gene encoding type III secretion system cytoplasmic ring protein SctQ — protein MRTLLHVLPMIAPDRVNAVNKISQARLSAQEAVIDLFGLSLGDDGDVSANALCYRFRLGSEEGWLAIDPAFEADCLGAEAACMPEALRQILLLDACEALVVRLEVQYGAAFSLLDSPTGGGPSFADPAVLHLRLRRNEKTWPLQVLFDTTPGLDRALALLPSRRVSGDWDAVPFCVRFELGHTILAIGEARTLRPGDVIRIDAHPVIDGRRILIGKIAGLNNWAVQAADHHDQIEILDIRETRMTHDSTSFNEMGSVDSFDDLEISLRFEIAEMRMNFGQLKSLSPGQIVEVGQALSGSTVRIYVNDACLGDGDLVAVGDQLAVRIARLKGNGDA, from the coding sequence ATGAGAACGCTTCTGCATGTGCTGCCCATGATTGCGCCAGATCGGGTCAATGCGGTAAATAAAATCAGTCAGGCGCGCTTGTCGGCGCAGGAAGCGGTAATCGATCTGTTTGGCTTGTCGCTGGGCGATGACGGTGACGTGTCGGCCAATGCGCTGTGTTATCGCTTTCGACTGGGAAGCGAGGAAGGCTGGCTGGCGATTGATCCGGCATTCGAGGCGGATTGCCTGGGAGCGGAGGCGGCGTGCATGCCCGAGGCATTGCGTCAGATTTTGTTGCTCGATGCTTGCGAGGCCTTGGTCGTTCGCCTTGAGGTGCAATACGGCGCCGCGTTTTCATTGCTGGATTCACCGACCGGCGGCGGGCCTTCCTTTGCTGATCCGGCCGTTCTTCACCTTCGCTTGCGACGCAATGAAAAAACGTGGCCCTTGCAGGTGCTGTTCGATACCACGCCCGGCCTGGATCGGGCGCTGGCCTTGCTGCCGTCCAGGCGGGTCAGCGGGGATTGGGATGCGGTTCCTTTTTGCGTACGCTTTGAATTGGGCCATACGATTCTTGCCATAGGCGAAGCGCGGACATTGCGTCCGGGCGATGTGATTCGCATTGACGCGCATCCGGTGATCGATGGCCGTCGCATCCTGATCGGAAAAATTGCCGGACTCAACAATTGGGCTGTGCAAGCGGCAGATCATCACGATCAGATAGAAATTCTCGATATAAGGGAGACCCGCATGACACACGACAGCACTTCATTCAATGAGATGGGTAGCGTTGACAGCTTTGACGATCTTGAAATCAGTCTGCGCTTCGAAATTGCCGAGATGAGGATGAATTTTGGTCAGCTCAAAAGTCTGTCGCCGGGACAGATCGTGGAAGTCGGTCAGGCCCTCAGCGGCAGCACGGTCAGAATTTATGTCAACGATGCTTGTCTTGGCGATGGCGATTTAGTCGCGGTTGGAGACCAGTTGGCCGTGCGTATCGCCCGCCTCAAAGGCAACGGCGATGCCTAA